In Triticum aestivum cultivar Chinese Spring chromosome 5B, IWGSC CS RefSeq v2.1, whole genome shotgun sequence, the following proteins share a genomic window:
- the LOC123111659 gene encoding flowering time control protein FPA isoform X2 has protein sequence MLGRGRGRGRGGGGGGGRGRFSGGRGDGSPRLGGRDDPPPTPRRSSGWGVAPPSRHLWVGSLAPGVTASDLSQLLHRCGDIEGITRDPGRTFAFVSFMREQDAVAAVRELQGARLQGTPVRIEFSKGDKSSGSYVDDRHAQSSDERHFVEHGRKHQSSPEKSVDKSKRNKSTEPSEVLWIGFPAGLKVDEAALWEAFSPFGEIVKITTFPGRTYGFVKYTTITAACRAKEALQGRLFNNPRVSICFSRNEGVAAEVGRCSSVAPYSPHLNRSVRSRSVFEDQDFEAFTRPRRFDSPPRDLRMSSLRASPERLLRDADDVGFSRDNYLRRGPQIESGHVSNFEPFRMRGLGPERRMSEDIYEQHRSSPTVRGETPWQSIPFERPRRAFPLEDSWDADDHSYPLSKKLRTGELHDAELPEYPFSEFDRGHVDSGYPRRPFRDLREDDAHPITYEPPMAHGRNYIEPLRNPNPPVDNHEAWRSQNSFAMHAREVDRSTPEHHGPLPKEEWSWNGTIAKGGTPICRARCFPVGKVLNFMLPDFLDCTARTNLEMLSKHYYEAASSWVVFFVPENDADMAAYNDFMNYLGDKQRAAVCKLGERSTLFLVPPSDFSEHVLRVPGKVSISGVILKFQQANPDLTSANRQPEALEKMPTSFASYLNTDVSSHEDRDALRRLNPPDTRTVPQGPDYLQPSTGVYTPASTDFIPPYKFANASPYLTSQLPQQMPAPDSCRETAQGQHQQSPNVWPSGWSNNNDPSPGSGNFNSLAASAVSHTQNDRTSEPYLFATQGIPKGTPSVYAPGEASNMSLPSMKPPQPPSRQVVRPQQTPSAPVSLPPVQLAQLATLLAQQNQRGVEAGLPVGSSNRQSGFIQNYNPREHASVMPDSSGRFIQNANHASVMPDSSGSIPVHNSQLPVPPSVPSQLQVHPPPIQGHSSVPLGSFVPPLPAGPPPFQQLTSGGASMQTLLPSAQQMGQQLSAQEDLDGDPQKRLQATLQLAATLLQQIHKQSKPGGQQ, from the exons ATG CTGGGGAGGGGCCGGGGGCGAGGccgcggaggcggaggaggcgggggCAGGGGAAGATTCAGCGGCGGGAGGGGCGACGGCTCGCCCCGTCTCGGCGGCCGCGATGATCCACCGCCGACTCCGCGGCGCTCCTCCGGGTGGggcgtggcgccgccgtctcggcATCTCTGGGTGGGCAGCCTGGCCCCCGGCGTCACCGCCTCGGACCTTTCGCAGCTGCTCCACCGGTGCGGCGACATCGAGGGCATCACCCGCGACCCTGGCCGGACCTTCGCCTTCGTGAGCTTCATGCGGGAGCAGGACGCCGTCGCGGCGGTCCGGGAACTGCAGGGGGCCCGGCTCCAAGGAACGCCCGTTAGGATTGAGTTTTCCAAGGGG GATAAGTCTTCAGGTAGCTATGTGGATGACAGACATGCACAATCTTCTGATGAGAGACATTTTGTTGAACATGGAAGAAAACATCAATCAAGCCCTGAAAAATCAGTTGATAAATCTAAAAGAAATAAGTCTACAGAACCTAGTGAGGTTTTATGGATAGGTTTTCCTGCTGGTCTAAAGGTAGATGAAGCAGCTCTGTGGGAAGCCTTCTCTCCTTTTGGCGAGATTGTCAAGATAACAACATTCCCAGGCCGCACCTATGGATTTGTTAAGTACACTACCATTACAGCGGCATGCAGGGCAAAAGAAGCACTTCAGGGGAGGCTTTTCAATAACCCAAGAGTAAGCATATGCTTTTCTCGTAATGAAGGAGTTGCAGCAGAAGTTGGAAGATGTTCCTCTGTTGCCCCGTATTCCCCCCACTTAAACCGTAGTGTTCGGTCTAGGTCTGTATTTGAAGACCAAGATTTTGAGGCCTTTACTAGGCCAAGGCGTTTTGATAGTCCTCCGAGAGATCTCCGCATGTCATCACTGCGTGCCAgccctgaaaggttactgagagatGCTGATGATGTGGGCTTCAGCAGGGATAATTATCTTCGACGCGGACCTCAAATAGAGTCTggtcatgtttctaattttgaaccTTTTAGGATGCGAGGGTTGGGTCCAGAGAGAAGGATGTCTGAAGACATATATGAACAACACAGAAGTAGCCCTACCGTTAGGGGTGAAACACCATGGCAAAGTATTCCTTTTGAGCGACCTCGAAGAGCCTTCCCGTTGGAAGattcttgggatgcagatgatcATTCATACCCATTGTCAAAGAAGCTGAGGACTGGTGAATTGCATGATGCTGAACTTCCCGAATATCCTTTCTCTGAATTTGATCGAGGGCATGTTGACTCTGGCTACCCAAGGAGGCCCTTCCGTGATCTGCGAGAAGATGATGCACATCCCATAACCTATGAACCTCCCATGGCGCATGGTAGAAATTACATTGAACCTTTAAGGAATCCAAACCCACCTGTTGATAACCATGAAGCGTGGCGTTCCCAAAATAGTTTTGCTATGCATGCTAGGGAAGTGGACAGGTCAACTCCTGAACATCATGGACCTCTTCCTAAAGAAGAGTGGAGCTGGAACGGCACAATAGCAAAGGGGGGCACACCAATCTGCCGAGCTCGGTGCTTCCCTGTCGGGAAGGTCCTTAACTTCATGCT GCCTGACTTTTTGGACTGCACTGCTAGGACAAACTTGGAGATGCTTTCTAAACATTACTATGAAGCTGCTAGCAGTTGGGTGGTGTTTTTTGTCCCAGAAAATGATGCTGACATGGCAGCTTATAATGATTTCATGAACTACCTTGGTGATAAGCAGCGTGCTGCAGTTTGTAAACTTGGAGAAAGGAGCACCTTGTTTCTTGTTCCACCGTCGGACTTTTCCGAACATGTACTTAGGGTGCCAGGAAAAGTGAGCATATCTGGAGTCATTCTGAAGTTTCAGCAGGCAAATCCAGACCTGACCTCTGCAAATCGTCAACCGGAAGCATTGGAGAAAATGCCTACATCTTTTGCGAGTTATCTGAACACTGATGTGAGTAGTCATGAGGATCGAGATGCATTGAGAAGACTCAACCCTCCAGATACGAGGACAGTTCCTCAGGGTCCAGATTATCTCCAGCCATCTACTGGAGTCTATACTCCTGCAAGTACAGATTTTATTCCACCTTACAAGTTTGCAAATGCTTCTCCATATCTGACCTCTCAGTTACCTCAACAAATGCCAGCACCAGACTCCTGCAGGGAAACGGCACAGGGCCAGCACCAGCAATCCCCAAATGTGTGGCCCTCAGGATGGTCCAATAATAATGACCCAAGTCCAGGTTCCGGTAATTTCAATTCTTTGGCTGCAAGTGCAGTCTCACATACACAAAATGATAGGACATCAGAGCCGTACTTATTTGCTACTCAGGGAATACCAAAAGGCACACCATCAGTGTATGCACCAGGTGAAGCGTCAAACATGTCCTTACCTTCCATGAAACCACCTCAACCTCCATCGCGGCAGGTAGTTAGACCTCAACAAACTCCATCTGCCCCAGTATCACTCCCACCGGTACAACTTGCACAGCTggctactcttcttgcacaacaAAACCAACGAGGAGTAGAAGCTGGCTTGCCAGTAGGCAGCTCAAACAGACAATCAGGGTTCATACAGAACTATAATCCACGTGAGCATGCTTCGGTGATGCCAGACAGCTCAGGTCGATTCATACAGAATGCTAATCATGCTTCAGTGATGCCAGATAGCTCAGGTTCAATCCCTGTCCACAACTCGCAGTTACCGGTTCCACCATCTGTCCCATCGCAATTACAGGTCCATCCGCCGCCAATACAAG GTCATTCTTCCGTGCCTTTGGGGTCATTTGTTCCCCCACTTCCGGCAGGCCCTCCCCCCTTTCAGCAGCTTACTTCAGGCGGTGCGTCAATGCAAACTTTGCTTCCTTCTGCCCAGCAGATGGGCCAGCAACTGTCTGCTCAGGAAGACCTTGACGGAGATCCTCAAAAACGCCTTCAAGCAACATTGCAGTTGGCAGCAACACTTCTTCAGCAGATACATAAACAATCAAAACCTGGTGGCCAGCAATAG
- the LOC123111659 gene encoding flowering time control protein FPA isoform X1 → MLGRGRGRGRGGGGGGGRGRFSGGRGDGSPRLGGRDDPPPTPRRSSGWGVAPPSRHLWVGSLAPGVTASDLSQLLHRCGDIEGITRDPGRTFAFVSFMREQDAVAAVRELQGARLQGTPVRIEFSKGDKSSGSYVDDRHAQSSDERHFVEHGRKHQSSPEKSVDKSKRNKSTEPSEVLWIGFPAGLKVDEAALWEAFSPFGEIVKITTFPGRTYGFVKYTTITAACRAKEALQGRLFNNPRVSICFSRNEGVAAEVGRCSSVAPYSPHLNRSVRSRSVFEDQDFEAFTRPRRFDSPPRDLRMSSLRASPERLLRDADDVGFSRDNYLRRGPQIESGHVSNFEPFRMRGLGPERRMSEDIYEQHRSSPTVRGETPWQSIPFERPRRAFPLEDSWDADDHSYPLSKKLRTGELHDAELPEYPFSEFDRGHVDSGYPRRPFRDLREDDAHPITYEPPMAHGRNYIEPLRNPNPPVDNHEAWRSQNSFAMHAREVDRSTPEHHGPLPKEEWSWNGTIAKGGTPICRARCFPVGKVLNFMLPDFLDCTARTNLEMLSKHYYEAASSWVVFFVPENDADMAAYNDFMNYLGDKQRAAVCKLGERSTLFLVPPSDFSEHVLRVPGKVSISGVILKFQQANPDLTSANRQPEALEKMPTSFASYLNTDVSSHEDRDALRRLNPPDTRTVPQGPDYLQPSTGVYTPASTDFIPPYKFANASPYLTSQLPQQMPAPDSCRETAQGQHQQSPNVWPSGWSNNNDPSPGSGNFNSLAASAVSHTQNDRTSEPYLFATQGIPKGTPSVYAPGEASNMSLPSMKPPQPPSRQVVRPQQTPSAPVSLPPVQLAQLATLLAQQNQRGVEAGLPVGSSNRQSGFIQNYNPREHASVMPDSSGRFIQNANHASVMPDSSGSIPVHNSQLPVPPSVPSQLQVHPPPIQGSLPSNPHLMLLANDPIPCHTTLHLPPMHVFVSAGHSSVPLGSFVPPLPAGPPPFQQLTSGGASMQTLLPSAQQMGQQLSAQEDLDGDPQKRLQATLQLAATLLQQIHKQSKPGGQQ, encoded by the exons ATG CTGGGGAGGGGCCGGGGGCGAGGccgcggaggcggaggaggcgggggCAGGGGAAGATTCAGCGGCGGGAGGGGCGACGGCTCGCCCCGTCTCGGCGGCCGCGATGATCCACCGCCGACTCCGCGGCGCTCCTCCGGGTGGggcgtggcgccgccgtctcggcATCTCTGGGTGGGCAGCCTGGCCCCCGGCGTCACCGCCTCGGACCTTTCGCAGCTGCTCCACCGGTGCGGCGACATCGAGGGCATCACCCGCGACCCTGGCCGGACCTTCGCCTTCGTGAGCTTCATGCGGGAGCAGGACGCCGTCGCGGCGGTCCGGGAACTGCAGGGGGCCCGGCTCCAAGGAACGCCCGTTAGGATTGAGTTTTCCAAGGGG GATAAGTCTTCAGGTAGCTATGTGGATGACAGACATGCACAATCTTCTGATGAGAGACATTTTGTTGAACATGGAAGAAAACATCAATCAAGCCCTGAAAAATCAGTTGATAAATCTAAAAGAAATAAGTCTACAGAACCTAGTGAGGTTTTATGGATAGGTTTTCCTGCTGGTCTAAAGGTAGATGAAGCAGCTCTGTGGGAAGCCTTCTCTCCTTTTGGCGAGATTGTCAAGATAACAACATTCCCAGGCCGCACCTATGGATTTGTTAAGTACACTACCATTACAGCGGCATGCAGGGCAAAAGAAGCACTTCAGGGGAGGCTTTTCAATAACCCAAGAGTAAGCATATGCTTTTCTCGTAATGAAGGAGTTGCAGCAGAAGTTGGAAGATGTTCCTCTGTTGCCCCGTATTCCCCCCACTTAAACCGTAGTGTTCGGTCTAGGTCTGTATTTGAAGACCAAGATTTTGAGGCCTTTACTAGGCCAAGGCGTTTTGATAGTCCTCCGAGAGATCTCCGCATGTCATCACTGCGTGCCAgccctgaaaggttactgagagatGCTGATGATGTGGGCTTCAGCAGGGATAATTATCTTCGACGCGGACCTCAAATAGAGTCTggtcatgtttctaattttgaaccTTTTAGGATGCGAGGGTTGGGTCCAGAGAGAAGGATGTCTGAAGACATATATGAACAACACAGAAGTAGCCCTACCGTTAGGGGTGAAACACCATGGCAAAGTATTCCTTTTGAGCGACCTCGAAGAGCCTTCCCGTTGGAAGattcttgggatgcagatgatcATTCATACCCATTGTCAAAGAAGCTGAGGACTGGTGAATTGCATGATGCTGAACTTCCCGAATATCCTTTCTCTGAATTTGATCGAGGGCATGTTGACTCTGGCTACCCAAGGAGGCCCTTCCGTGATCTGCGAGAAGATGATGCACATCCCATAACCTATGAACCTCCCATGGCGCATGGTAGAAATTACATTGAACCTTTAAGGAATCCAAACCCACCTGTTGATAACCATGAAGCGTGGCGTTCCCAAAATAGTTTTGCTATGCATGCTAGGGAAGTGGACAGGTCAACTCCTGAACATCATGGACCTCTTCCTAAAGAAGAGTGGAGCTGGAACGGCACAATAGCAAAGGGGGGCACACCAATCTGCCGAGCTCGGTGCTTCCCTGTCGGGAAGGTCCTTAACTTCATGCT GCCTGACTTTTTGGACTGCACTGCTAGGACAAACTTGGAGATGCTTTCTAAACATTACTATGAAGCTGCTAGCAGTTGGGTGGTGTTTTTTGTCCCAGAAAATGATGCTGACATGGCAGCTTATAATGATTTCATGAACTACCTTGGTGATAAGCAGCGTGCTGCAGTTTGTAAACTTGGAGAAAGGAGCACCTTGTTTCTTGTTCCACCGTCGGACTTTTCCGAACATGTACTTAGGGTGCCAGGAAAAGTGAGCATATCTGGAGTCATTCTGAAGTTTCAGCAGGCAAATCCAGACCTGACCTCTGCAAATCGTCAACCGGAAGCATTGGAGAAAATGCCTACATCTTTTGCGAGTTATCTGAACACTGATGTGAGTAGTCATGAGGATCGAGATGCATTGAGAAGACTCAACCCTCCAGATACGAGGACAGTTCCTCAGGGTCCAGATTATCTCCAGCCATCTACTGGAGTCTATACTCCTGCAAGTACAGATTTTATTCCACCTTACAAGTTTGCAAATGCTTCTCCATATCTGACCTCTCAGTTACCTCAACAAATGCCAGCACCAGACTCCTGCAGGGAAACGGCACAGGGCCAGCACCAGCAATCCCCAAATGTGTGGCCCTCAGGATGGTCCAATAATAATGACCCAAGTCCAGGTTCCGGTAATTTCAATTCTTTGGCTGCAAGTGCAGTCTCACATACACAAAATGATAGGACATCAGAGCCGTACTTATTTGCTACTCAGGGAATACCAAAAGGCACACCATCAGTGTATGCACCAGGTGAAGCGTCAAACATGTCCTTACCTTCCATGAAACCACCTCAACCTCCATCGCGGCAGGTAGTTAGACCTCAACAAACTCCATCTGCCCCAGTATCACTCCCACCGGTACAACTTGCACAGCTggctactcttcttgcacaacaAAACCAACGAGGAGTAGAAGCTGGCTTGCCAGTAGGCAGCTCAAACAGACAATCAGGGTTCATACAGAACTATAATCCACGTGAGCATGCTTCGGTGATGCCAGACAGCTCAGGTCGATTCATACAGAATGCTAATCATGCTTCAGTGATGCCAGATAGCTCAGGTTCAATCCCTGTCCACAACTCGCAGTTACCGGTTCCACCATCTGTCCCATCGCAATTACAGGTCCATCCGCCGCCAATACAAGGTTCACTACCATCAAACCCACACCTTATGCTTCTAGCCAATGATCCTATCCCTTGTCATACGACTTTGCATTTGCCACCTATGCATGTTTTCGTGAGTGCAGGTCATTCTTCCGTGCCTTTGGGGTCATTTGTTCCCCCACTTCCGGCAGGCCCTCCCCCCTTTCAGCAGCTTACTTCAGGCGGTGCGTCAATGCAAACTTTGCTTCCTTCTGCCCAGCAGATGGGCCAGCAACTGTCTGCTCAGGAAGACCTTGACGGAGATCCTCAAAAACGCCTTCAAGCAACATTGCAGTTGGCAGCAACACTTCTTCAGCAGATACATAAACAATCAAAACCTGGTGGCCAGCAATAG